In the genome of Bremerella sp. JC817, one region contains:
- a CDS encoding 4'-phosphopantetheinyl transferase superfamily protein, whose protein sequence is MAPPRTGPPPMIQLSTKPFPLPLPARQLEIGTNDLHLWRVSLEDGLADVDQLHKSLSDAEQLRASKFFTENLAQQYVVYHAALRDILSRYLGVVPAKIAYQASSYGKPNVITGQAGTLQFNLTHSSELAVVAVTKGAEVGVDIERIREVRSFASMLERCLSDAERKDICAHQETEQHRHFLRFWTHKEAYLKTIGVGLRAPLDRVTLDLLAPDARKVVNHFHVFPNTPSVRLMELVPCEGFVGAVGTTHVDSPEIKTFGWVSGRSGE, encoded by the coding sequence ATGGCACCCCCCCGAACGGGCCCACCACCGATGATTCAACTTTCCACCAAGCCGTTTCCTTTGCCGCTTCCTGCTCGGCAATTGGAAATAGGAACCAACGATCTGCACCTTTGGCGGGTCTCGCTTGAAGACGGCTTGGCCGACGTCGACCAGCTTCATAAAAGCCTCTCAGACGCCGAGCAACTGCGGGCATCGAAGTTCTTCACGGAAAACCTCGCCCAGCAGTACGTCGTCTATCACGCGGCCCTGCGCGACATCTTGTCACGTTATTTGGGCGTAGTACCTGCCAAAATCGCTTACCAGGCAAGCAGTTACGGCAAGCCAAACGTCATCACCGGCCAAGCCGGAACGCTTCAGTTCAACCTGACGCATTCGAGCGAACTGGCGGTCGTGGCAGTGACCAAAGGGGCAGAAGTTGGGGTCGATATCGAACGCATCCGCGAGGTACGCAGCTTCGCCAGCATGCTCGAACGATGTCTCTCCGACGCGGAACGCAAAGATATCTGTGCCCACCAGGAAACCGAGCAGCATCGCCATTTCCTGCGGTTTTGGACCCACAAAGAAGCCTATCTGAAGACGATTGGCGTCGGGCTACGGGCTCCTCTCGACCGGGTTACCCTCGATCTGCTGGCCCCGGATGCTCGGAAGGTGGTCAATCATTTTCATGTCTTCCCCAATACGCCGTCGGTTCGATTGATGGAACTCGTTCCGTGCGAAGGGTTTGTGGGTGCTGTCGGCACCACCCACGTCGATTCCCCAGAGATCAAAACGTTCGGTTGGGTCAGTGGTCGATCGGGTGAATAA
- a CDS encoding aminotransferase class I/II-fold pyridoxal phosphate-dependent enzyme, translating to MQPKHEPIAVIGIGCRLPGADGPDAFWNLLIEGRDAIVEVPPDRWDVDRLYDPEPATPGKMYTRRGGFLGNVSDFDPTLFGISGREAEKMDPQQRLLLEVTWEAFENAGIPVKSLGDSATGVYVGISNSDYARLMFRGLDSLNAYSATGTSLSIAANRLSYLYNFRGPSIAVDTACSSSLVAAHLACQALEAGETDLAVAAGVNLILTPEGTITFCQARMMAPDGRCKTFDAKADGYVRGEGCGAVILKRLSDAERDGDRILAVIHGTAVNQDGLTNGLTAPNGPSQQEVLHAALADAGVEPQSIELIEAHGTGTSLGDPIEVRSLKNVLGMQRDAKQPLRLGSVKTNIGHLESAAGVAGLLKLILAVSKGKIPPHLNFETLNPYIDLSDANVEIVTQPTEWNAAPGNRLAGVSAFGFGGTNCHVIVGDYVSKPAKTVDAPQAERPRHLIPVSTQTADALPLLAERYLETLQSDAVSLADLAHSATTGRSTLEVRAAITAATKEDAIAGLNKLVEKGSKASSASEPVRRRNKVVFLFTGQGSQYVGMGRKLYDTQPVYRDAIDRCASELAKYDVPLLDVLFGEAGDETIHQTAMSQPTLFATEYALAQLWLSWGVSPSMAIGHSVGEYVAACVAGVFTLEDALKLIALRGKLMQSLPAGGAMLAVSAASDRVETLLNGLSKKVNVAAVNSPQQTVLSGAAEAIDEVATLCQNEGIRATRLTVSHAFHSQLMEPILEEFQQAVSAIAMKPASFPIAANLTGQLSKDAFTKPEYWRQHLREAVRFADGIQAIAAKGGNVFIEVGPQPVLSSLGRVSVPGKENAWLPSLRSGRDDWQILLDSVGELYQLGVAIDWKSFDAPYQFGRVELPTYPFVRSRYWAPDTMPVSSGDDFGTGVGLMPTRTSHPLLGVKIPTATDEVLFQTNLAPGFPAYLNDHQLFGNPVFPATGYVELALAAAKAQFESGLFAVEQMTVQQPLVFEQQHSKTIQVILLPEEFGYASFRILSAETSDDNDTIWKLHAAGKIAPATARPEKAELQDVFFRMEKQVEVDEFYLGAKQSGLQYGHAFQGIKRLGNGDGESLAEVALPSELQSDARNYSLHPALLDACFQTVGSLLADDLTPGTTFIPIGVQSITCFEEHSPQRVACWSKITGRKPGRMPQVEADIILANEEGEVLAEVRGLKLARLAKIDLQKRLVADVDRWYHEVQWLETHRIGKPLTVDEADESVWLVFGDGRPMTEYLVDQLRQRKQHVMEIAPGTELEFGPQDATLDPAEPSQFADLLESLKLGGNRKLRGVIYLWAQQDLSGKADESMVDHALGCQGLLHVAQALGALEDQAPRLYVVTLSGQQVFAGDKIGHPLEAATWGLAGVIANEMPKLQCTRVDVDAADRESAGRLFGEVWVPDAETEIALRGERRFSARLMPMRLADDGELTVPEQSYQLGLKKFGMLTNLELVSKPRTAPGETEVEIAVKASGLNFRDVLRALGMLQEYEKEIGILSEADVTFGFEGSGVITAVGSKVKNLKVGDEVIALSTASMTSHLLVDQNYVAKKPSNQSFDEAATIPLAFLTAHYGLVRLAKLRKGERVLIHAAAGGVGQAAVAIAQAVGAEIYATASQGKWDFLRSLGIKHIYDSRTTLFSQQVLDDTDGQGVDVVLNSLNQEFIPKSFECLSAKGRFVEIGKIGIWTAEQVAELRPKAEYFPFDLGDEERKAPGLIAEMLTELLPQFESHQLAPLPLQAYRIEDAVEAFRFMQQAKHLGKVVLQMTPPTSERPLVRGDASYLITGGTGAIGLEVTQWLVDQGAKSVVLTSRSGKANEEAAERIAQWENEGAKISVLTMDAAQSDQVAAALGYVQTELPPLAGVFHAAGVLDDATIPQQSWERFSKVLPAKVDGSWYLHQQTRELPLDYFVCFSSIAAMIGSPGQANYAAANAFMDALCAGRRAEGLTGLSINWGPWSGGGMAKGTDARRFAGIGLGMIAPPQGLLAMEELLPTRHANVGVFPVEWNKFLKQFGRNKHPRLLDELAKIHRQERTAATAVGGSLRDRLQSADEEKRASMISDYVADQAAKTLGIAASQIDRAKPLAEMGLDSLMGIELKNAIEAELDVDIPVEEFSQDTTVTSLATAVAGLIGVEGDFTASSGEASTSPAAKEKPARAIEDIPDSEFQTDQFPEVVALQDRIATFARMGMDSPYFDVHEGTTRDTAIIDGREFICFSSYNYLGSSGDPEVTAAAKAAVDTFGTSVSASRVVSGEKTIHGELERKIAEFLGVESSVCFVGGHSTNETTIGHLMSPGDLILHDELAHNSLVQGCILSGAQRRAFPHNDTAACERMLAEVRGKYRRAVIVVEGVYSMDGDYCDLPKLVEIKEKYKAMLFVDEAHSIGTMGKTGRGICEHYGIPGSRIDFLMATLSKSLGSCGGYIAGKKTMIEYLKYTAPGFVFSVGMPPSNAAAALASFKRIEKHPEVVAKCMSNSKLFLKLAKEKGLDTGLSNNTPVVPVITGNSLLALKLSRALYARGYNVQPIMYPAVEEKAARLRFFITSCHSEEQIRQTVNATAEELAKLRAEEAGS from the coding sequence ATGCAGCCAAAACATGAACCGATTGCCGTTATCGGAATCGGTTGTCGTTTGCCCGGTGCCGACGGCCCGGATGCCTTCTGGAATCTGCTAATCGAAGGTCGCGACGCCATCGTCGAGGTCCCGCCAGATCGGTGGGATGTCGATCGTCTGTACGACCCGGAACCAGCCACGCCCGGCAAGATGTATACGCGTCGCGGTGGCTTTCTGGGCAACGTCAGCGACTTCGATCCGACCCTCTTCGGTATCAGCGGACGCGAAGCCGAGAAAATGGATCCGCAGCAGCGACTGCTGTTGGAAGTGACCTGGGAAGCGTTCGAGAACGCCGGCATCCCTGTCAAATCGCTAGGTGACAGCGCTACCGGTGTGTACGTCGGTATCAGCAACAGCGACTATGCGCGGTTGATGTTCCGCGGGCTCGATTCGCTGAATGCCTACAGCGCGACCGGCACCAGTCTTTCGATCGCCGCCAATCGATTGAGCTATCTCTACAACTTCCGCGGACCAAGCATCGCGGTTGATACCGCTTGCAGTTCGTCGCTGGTCGCGGCGCACTTGGCTTGCCAGGCCCTCGAAGCAGGCGAGACCGATCTGGCCGTGGCCGCCGGCGTGAACTTGATTCTGACGCCTGAAGGCACGATCACCTTCTGCCAGGCCCGCATGATGGCCCCCGATGGTCGCTGCAAAACCTTTGATGCCAAGGCCGATGGCTACGTCCGTGGCGAAGGCTGCGGTGCCGTCATTCTGAAGCGACTGAGCGATGCCGAGCGCGATGGCGATCGCATCCTCGCTGTCATCCATGGTACCGCCGTGAACCAGGATGGTCTCACCAACGGGCTGACCGCGCCGAATGGTCCGTCGCAGCAAGAGGTCCTTCACGCAGCGTTGGCCGATGCTGGTGTCGAGCCGCAATCGATCGAACTGATCGAGGCACACGGGACTGGGACTTCGCTGGGCGATCCGATCGAAGTACGGAGCCTGAAGAATGTCCTCGGGATGCAGCGCGACGCCAAGCAGCCACTTCGCTTGGGAAGCGTGAAAACGAACATTGGTCACTTGGAATCGGCCGCCGGTGTTGCCGGTTTGTTGAAGCTGATCCTGGCGGTCAGCAAGGGCAAGATTCCTCCTCATCTCAATTTCGAGACGCTGAATCCTTACATCGATTTAAGCGACGCCAACGTCGAAATCGTCACCCAGCCAACCGAATGGAATGCCGCCCCAGGCAATCGTTTGGCTGGCGTCAGTGCTTTCGGTTTTGGTGGCACCAACTGCCATGTGATCGTCGGCGATTACGTCTCGAAGCCAGCCAAGACAGTCGATGCCCCTCAGGCCGAACGACCGCGCCACCTGATCCCGGTTTCGACGCAAACCGCCGATGCGTTGCCGCTGCTGGCGGAGCGTTACCTGGAAACGCTGCAAAGCGATGCCGTCTCGCTGGCCGATCTGGCTCATAGTGCGACCACTGGCCGTTCGACGCTGGAGGTGCGTGCCGCGATCACTGCCGCGACGAAGGAAGATGCGATCGCCGGCTTGAACAAGCTGGTCGAGAAGGGCTCGAAGGCATCATCCGCCAGCGAACCCGTTCGTCGCCGTAACAAGGTGGTGTTCCTGTTCACCGGTCAGGGCTCGCAGTACGTCGGCATGGGACGGAAGCTGTACGACACGCAGCCAGTCTATCGCGACGCGATCGATCGCTGTGCCAGCGAACTCGCCAAGTACGACGTTCCGCTGCTGGACGTTCTGTTCGGCGAAGCAGGCGACGAAACGATTCATCAAACGGCCATGTCGCAGCCAACGTTGTTCGCGACCGAATACGCCTTGGCTCAGTTGTGGTTGTCGTGGGGTGTTTCCCCCAGCATGGCCATCGGTCATAGCGTCGGCGAATATGTCGCGGCGTGTGTTGCGGGTGTCTTCACGTTGGAAGATGCTTTGAAACTGATTGCCTTGCGTGGCAAGCTGATGCAAAGCCTGCCGGCTGGCGGTGCGATGCTGGCCGTGTCGGCTGCTTCCGATCGGGTTGAGACGCTGCTCAATGGTTTGTCGAAGAAGGTCAACGTCGCGGCGGTGAATAGCCCGCAGCAGACCGTACTAAGCGGTGCTGCCGAAGCAATCGACGAAGTGGCGACCCTTTGTCAGAACGAAGGCATTCGGGCCACGCGTCTGACCGTTTCGCACGCGTTCCATTCGCAGTTGATGGAACCGATCCTGGAAGAGTTCCAGCAAGCCGTTTCCGCCATTGCCATGAAGCCGGCGTCGTTCCCGATCGCGGCGAACCTGACCGGTCAGTTGAGCAAAGATGCGTTCACCAAGCCGGAGTACTGGCGTCAGCATCTGCGGGAAGCAGTCCGTTTCGCCGATGGTATCCAAGCCATCGCCGCCAAGGGTGGCAACGTCTTTATCGAAGTCGGTCCGCAGCCCGTTCTTTCAAGCCTCGGCCGCGTGAGCGTGCCAGGCAAAGAGAACGCTTGGCTACCGAGCCTTCGCAGCGGTCGTGACGACTGGCAGATCTTGCTCGATTCGGTTGGCGAGTTGTACCAGTTGGGCGTGGCGATCGATTGGAAGTCGTTCGATGCACCGTATCAGTTTGGTCGCGTTGAACTGCCGACCTATCCGTTCGTGCGGAGCCGCTATTGGGCTCCTGACACGATGCCGGTCTCCAGTGGCGATGACTTCGGAACCGGGGTTGGGTTGATGCCAACGCGGACTTCGCATCCGCTGTTGGGCGTCAAGATTCCGACCGCGACCGACGAGGTCTTGTTCCAGACGAACCTGGCCCCTGGCTTCCCGGCCTATCTGAACGATCACCAGCTGTTCGGCAATCCGGTCTTCCCAGCGACAGGCTACGTAGAGCTGGCGTTGGCGGCCGCTAAAGCGCAGTTCGAATCAGGCCTGTTCGCGGTCGAGCAGATGACCGTTCAGCAGCCATTGGTCTTCGAACAACAGCATTCGAAGACGATCCAAGTCATCTTATTGCCGGAAGAGTTCGGCTATGCTTCGTTCCGTATCCTTAGTGCGGAAACGTCCGACGACAACGACACCATCTGGAAGCTGCATGCCGCCGGTAAAATTGCTCCGGCCACGGCTCGTCCTGAAAAGGCCGAGCTGCAAGATGTCTTCTTCCGCATGGAGAAGCAGGTCGAAGTCGACGAGTTTTATCTCGGCGCGAAGCAAAGTGGTTTGCAGTATGGTCACGCCTTCCAGGGCATCAAACGCCTGGGCAATGGCGATGGCGAATCGCTGGCGGAAGTCGCGTTGCCGTCCGAACTGCAAAGCGACGCTCGCAACTACAGCCTCCACCCTGCCCTGTTGGACGCTTGCTTCCAGACGGTGGGCAGCTTGCTGGCCGACGACCTCACGCCGGGCACGACGTTCATTCCGATCGGTGTGCAAAGCATCACCTGCTTTGAAGAACATTCGCCGCAGCGGGTTGCTTGCTGGTCGAAGATTACCGGCCGCAAGCCAGGGCGAATGCCTCAGGTCGAAGCCGATATCATTCTCGCCAACGAAGAAGGGGAAGTGCTTGCCGAAGTTCGCGGCTTGAAGCTGGCCCGGTTGGCGAAGATCGATCTACAGAAGCGTTTGGTCGCCGATGTCGATCGTTGGTACCACGAAGTGCAATGGCTCGAAACGCATCGTATCGGCAAGCCGTTGACGGTTGATGAAGCGGACGAATCGGTCTGGCTTGTCTTCGGTGATGGCCGTCCGATGACCGAGTACCTGGTCGATCAGTTGCGGCAGCGCAAGCAGCACGTGATGGAAATCGCTCCAGGCACGGAACTGGAATTCGGACCGCAAGACGCCACGCTCGATCCGGCCGAACCGTCGCAGTTCGCCGATCTGCTGGAATCGCTGAAGCTGGGTGGCAATCGCAAACTACGCGGCGTTATCTATCTGTGGGCTCAGCAAGATTTGTCAGGCAAGGCCGACGAATCAATGGTCGATCATGCCCTCGGTTGCCAGGGACTACTGCACGTCGCCCAGGCCTTGGGTGCGTTGGAAGACCAGGCACCACGGTTGTATGTCGTGACGTTGTCAGGCCAGCAGGTCTTTGCGGGCGACAAGATTGGTCACCCGCTGGAAGCCGCGACATGGGGTCTGGCAGGCGTGATCGCCAACGAGATGCCGAAGCTGCAGTGCACCCGGGTCGATGTCGACGCCGCCGATCGCGAGTCGGCCGGACGTTTGTTCGGCGAAGTCTGGGTCCCCGATGCCGAAACCGAAATTGCCTTGCGAGGCGAGCGGCGTTTCTCGGCACGCTTGATGCCAATGCGTTTGGCAGACGATGGCGAGCTGACCGTGCCAGAGCAGTCGTATCAGCTCGGCCTGAAGAAGTTCGGCATGCTGACCAACCTGGAACTGGTCTCCAAGCCGCGAACCGCTCCTGGCGAGACCGAAGTCGAGATCGCCGTGAAGGCGTCCGGCTTGAACTTCCGCGATGTGCTGCGTGCCTTGGGTATGCTTCAGGAATACGAAAAAGAGATCGGCATTCTCAGCGAAGCTGACGTGACGTTTGGCTTCGAAGGAAGCGGCGTCATCACGGCTGTTGGCAGTAAGGTGAAGAACCTGAAGGTGGGTGACGAAGTCATCGCCCTTTCGACCGCCAGCATGACGAGCCATTTGCTGGTCGATCAGAACTACGTCGCCAAGAAGCCGAGCAATCAGAGCTTCGACGAAGCCGCGACCATTCCGCTGGCATTTCTAACGGCTCACTACGGTTTGGTGCGTCTGGCGAAGCTTCGCAAGGGAGAACGCGTTCTCATCCACGCCGCCGCTGGTGGTGTTGGTCAGGCCGCCGTGGCAATCGCCCAAGCAGTCGGCGCCGAGATCTATGCGACCGCAAGCCAAGGCAAGTGGGACTTCCTCCGCTCGCTGGGTATCAAGCATATTTACGACTCGCGAACGACGCTGTTCAGTCAGCAGGTTCTGGATGATACCGATGGCCAAGGGGTCGATGTCGTCCTGAACAGCTTGAACCAAGAGTTCATTCCGAAGAGCTTTGAGTGCCTGTCCGCCAAGGGACGATTTGTCGAGATCGGCAAGATCGGGATCTGGACTGCCGAACAGGTCGCCGAGTTGCGTCCGAAGGCAGAGTACTTCCCATTCGATCTGGGCGACGAAGAACGCAAAGCACCAGGGCTGATCGCCGAGATGCTGACCGAACTGCTGCCGCAATTTGAATCGCATCAACTGGCACCCCTTCCGCTGCAAGCCTATCGCATTGAAGACGCCGTCGAGGCGTTCCGCTTCATGCAGCAAGCCAAGCACCTGGGCAAGGTGGTGCTGCAGATGACTCCGCCCACCAGCGAGCGTCCGCTGGTGCGTGGGGATGCTTCGTACCTGATCACTGGTGGTACCGGTGCCATTGGTCTGGAGGTCACGCAGTGGCTGGTTGACCAGGGCGCGAAGAGCGTGGTGCTGACCAGTCGCAGCGGAAAGGCGAACGAAGAAGCCGCCGAACGCATCGCCCAGTGGGAAAACGAAGGGGCGAAGATCTCGGTACTGACCATGGATGCCGCGCAAAGCGATCAGGTCGCCGCGGCGTTGGGTTATGTACAAACCGAACTGCCGCCCCTGGCAGGCGTGTTCCACGCGGCCGGTGTGCTGGACGATGCCACCATTCCGCAGCAATCGTGGGAGCGATTCTCGAAGGTGTTGCCGGCGAAGGTCGACGGTTCGTGGTACCTGCATCAGCAGACCCGCGAGTTGCCGCTCGATTACTTTGTCTGCTTTTCGTCGATCGCCGCCATGATTGGCTCGCCCGGTCAGGCCAACTACGCCGCAGCCAATGCGTTCATGGATGCCTTGTGTGCTGGCCGACGGGCTGAAGGTCTGACAGGCCTTAGCATCAACTGGGGACCATGGAGCGGTGGTGGTATGGCCAAGGGAACCGATGCTCGTCGGTTCGCGGGGATTGGCTTGGGCATGATTGCTCCGCCACAAGGCTTGTTGGCAATGGAAGAACTGCTTCCAACGCGACATGCCAACGTGGGTGTATTCCCGGTCGAGTGGAACAAGTTCCTGAAGCAGTTCGGCCGCAACAAGCATCCAAGGCTGCTCGATGAACTGGCCAAGATTCATCGACAGGAACGAACCGCCGCGACCGCCGTTGGTGGTTCGCTTCGCGACCGATTGCAATCGGCCGACGAAGAGAAACGGGCCTCGATGATCTCGGACTACGTCGCCGATCAAGCCGCGAAGACGCTAGGCATCGCCGCGTCGCAGATCGATCGGGCCAAGCCATTGGCCGAGATGGGGCTCGACTCGCTGATGGGGATCGAGCTGAAGAACGCGATCGAAGCCGAACTCGATGTCGATATTCCGGTCGAAGAGTTCTCGCAAGACACCACGGTCACCAGCCTGGCTACGGCCGTGGCAGGACTGATCGGCGTCGAAGGGGACTTCACTGCTTCGTCGGGCGAGGCATCCACCTCCCCGGCTGCGAAAGAAAAACCGGCTCGGGCCATCGAAGACATTCCTGACTCAGAATTCCAGACCGATCAGTTCCCGGAAGTGGTCGCTCTGCAAGATCGTATTGCGACGTTCGCCCGTATGGGGATGGATAGTCCGTACTTCGATGTGCACGAAGGGACGACCCGCGACACGGCGATCATCGACGGTCGCGAGTTCATCTGCTTCAGCAGCTACAACTACCTGGGCAGCAGTGGTGATCCGGAAGTTACCGCCGCGGCCAAAGCGGCGGTCGATACGTTTGGTACCAGCGTCTCGGCCAGCCGTGTGGTCTCGGGCGAGAAGACGATCCATGGCGAGCTGGAACGAAAGATCGCCGAGTTCCTGGGTGTCGAGTCTTCGGTCTGTTTCGTCGGTGGTCACTCGACCAACGAAACGACGATCGGGCACCTGATGAGCCCGGGTGACTTGATCCTGCATGACGAACTGGCCCATAACAGCCTGGTGCAAGGCTGTATTTTGTCGGGTGCCCAGCGACGCGCCTTTCCGCACAACGACACGGCCGCATGCGAACGCATGTTGGCGGAAGTGCGTGGCAAGTATCGCCGCGCGGTGATCGTCGTCGAAGGCGTTTACAGCATGGATGGCGACTACTGCGATCTGCCGAAGCTGGTCGAGATCAAAGAGAAGTACAAGGCGATGCTGTTCGTCGACGAAGCCCACTCGATCGGAACGATGGGCAAGACGGGCCGCGGGATCTGCGAACACTACGGCATTCCTGGTTCGCGAATCGACTTCCTGATGGCGACCCTCAGCAAATCGCTGGGTAGTTGCGGTGGTTACATCGCCGGTAAGAAGACGATGATCGAGTACCTCAAGTACACGGCTCCGGGCTTCGTGTTCAGCGTTGGTATGCCGCCATCGAACGCCGCCGCCGCCTTGGCTTCGTTCAAGCGGATTGAAAAGCATCCGGAAGTGGTCGCTAAGTGCATGAGCAACTCGAAGCTCTTCCT
- the queC gene encoding 7-cyano-7-deazaguanine synthase QueC, with the protein MAKVVAVVSGGMDSATLLYHILDEGHEAWAISVDYGQRHVKELDFARQLCEGVGVPHQVADLSAINPIFGNNSLSGREMEIPEGHYAEESMKQTVVPNRNMILLSVAIAWAASNKCQAVAYGAHSGDHAIYPDCRPEFADAMDNAARLCDWNPIELWRPFVHMDKGEIAKRGFDLGVPFEKTWTCYKGLELHCGKCGACVERKEAFSAHGLPDPTRYAG; encoded by the coding sequence ATGGCGAAGGTTGTCGCGGTGGTGTCGGGCGGAATGGATTCGGCAACACTGCTTTATCACATTCTGGACGAAGGTCACGAGGCCTGGGCCATCTCGGTCGATTACGGCCAGCGCCACGTGAAAGAGCTCGACTTTGCCCGGCAACTTTGCGAAGGGGTCGGCGTTCCGCACCAGGTCGCCGATCTGTCGGCTATCAACCCGATCTTCGGCAACAACAGTCTTTCCGGCCGTGAGATGGAAATCCCGGAAGGGCATTACGCCGAAGAGAGCATGAAGCAGACGGTCGTCCCGAATCGAAACATGATCCTGCTTTCGGTGGCGATTGCCTGGGCGGCCAGCAACAAGTGTCAGGCGGTCGCCTATGGTGCCCATAGCGGCGACCATGCGATCTATCCCGACTGCCGGCCTGAATTTGCCGATGCTATGGACAACGCGGCCCGGCTGTGCGACTGGAATCCGATCGAGCTATGGCGACCCTTCGTGCATATGGACAAAGGCGAGATCGCCAAACGAGGCTTCGATTTGGGTGTTCCGTTCGAGAAGACTTGGACCTGTTACAAGGGTCTCGAACTGCATTGTGGAAAGTGCGGAGCGTGTGTCGAACGGAAAGAAGCCTTCTCTGCTCACGGGTTGCCCGACCCCACCCGGTATGCCGGGTAG
- a CDS encoding c-type cytochrome domain-containing protein gives MRASSLFMVVLIAFPAIAAAEDAAADQAGQVSYYRDVRPIVQANCQGCHQPAKRGGDFLMTDHKSLMTAGESGSASVVAGDPAASYLVDLITPVDGKAEMPKGKTPLSETDRKTILNWILQGAKDDTSESAKVTFDAEHPPTYVRAPVLTCVAFSPDGQLLAVSGYHEVLLQKADGSGVAGRLVGMSERIESVAFSPDGKRLAVAGGSPGRLGELQMWDVAERKLLYSVPVSYDNVYGASWSPDGKLVAIGCGDNSVRAFDAETGQQSFFNGAHEDWALDTVFSKDGSHLVSVSRDMAVKLYEVKTQRFVDNVTSITPGALKGGINAVALQPGQDQVLIGGADGVPKIYRLFREKARKIGDDFNKIKDFPEMPGRIYDVAFTSDGSKAVVCSSLDGAGFIQVLDVSEGKKLVDLEGPLQAIYSVSISPDNKQVASVGFSGDVLLHDLETGKKQQTFPAVPISPQTAAAH, from the coding sequence ATGCGTGCTTCCTCTCTATTCATGGTGGTGCTGATCGCATTCCCTGCGATCGCAGCGGCTGAAGACGCTGCGGCCGATCAGGCAGGTCAGGTCAGCTACTACCGGGACGTTCGACCAATCGTGCAAGCGAACTGTCAGGGATGCCACCAACCGGCAAAGCGGGGTGGCGACTTCCTGATGACCGATCACAAATCACTGATGACCGCTGGCGAATCTGGGTCGGCCTCGGTGGTCGCTGGCGATCCGGCGGCTAGTTACCTGGTCGATTTGATCACACCGGTCGACGGCAAAGCCGAGATGCCCAAAGGGAAGACGCCTCTTTCCGAGACCGATCGCAAGACGATCCTGAACTGGATCTTGCAAGGTGCGAAGGACGACACGTCAGAGTCCGCCAAAGTAACCTTCGATGCCGAACATCCACCGACCTACGTGCGTGCTCCCGTGCTGACCTGCGTTGCGTTCTCACCCGATGGCCAACTGCTTGCCGTATCTGGCTATCACGAAGTGCTTTTACAAAAGGCGGATGGAAGCGGAGTCGCTGGACGACTGGTTGGCATGTCCGAGCGAATCGAATCGGTTGCCTTCTCGCCGGATGGTAAGCGTCTGGCCGTGGCAGGCGGTTCGCCGGGAAGACTGGGTGAACTGCAGATGTGGGACGTTGCCGAGCGCAAACTTCTCTATTCAGTCCCCGTTTCGTACGACAACGTTTATGGTGCCAGTTGGTCCCCGGACGGCAAACTGGTGGCAATTGGCTGCGGCGACAACTCGGTCCGGGCCTTCGATGCTGAGACCGGCCAGCAATCGTTCTTCAATGGTGCTCACGAAGACTGGGCCCTCGATACGGTCTTCTCGAAAGATGGCAGCCACCTGGTTTCGGTGAGTCGAGACATGGCGGTGAAGCTGTATGAAGTGAAGACACAGCGATTCGTCGACAACGTCACCAGCATTACGCCTGGTGCCTTGAAGGGTGGCATCAATGCGGTGGCTCTTCAGCCGGGACAAGATCAGGTGTTGATCGGCGGCGCCGATGGCGTGCCGAAGATCTATCGCTTGTTCCGCGAAAAGGCTCGCAAGATTGGCGACGACTTCAACAAGATCAAAGACTTCCCAGAGATGCCAGGCCGTATCTACGACGTGGCATTCACTTCCGACGGCAGCAAAGCGGTGGTTTGCAGCAGCCTGGATGGAGCGGGCTTCATTCAGGTTCTGGATGTCAGTGAAGGAAAGAAACTGGTCGACCTGGAAGGTCCGCTGCAAGCGATCTACTCGGTAAGCATCAGCCCTGACAACAAGCAAGTCGCCTCGGTTGGTTTCTCCGGTGACGTCCTGCTGCACGACCTCGAAACGGGCAAGAAGCAGCAAACGTTTCCTGCCGTGCCGATTTCCCCGCAGACTGCGGCCGCCCACTAA
- a CDS encoding acyl carrier protein produces the protein MTADQSAPSGDAPKSAEEIQDWIIDYLAKLLETNPNTIDPSATFDSFALDSATAIGMTGDLETWLGKRIDPTIVYDYPTIEEFSNYLAGQK, from the coding sequence ATGACAGCCGATCAGTCCGCACCTTCCGGCGATGCGCCTAAGTCCGCGGAAGAAATCCAAGATTGGATTATCGATTATCTAGCCAAGCTGTTGGAAACGAATCCCAACACCATTGACCCTAGCGCTACCTTCGATTCCTTCGCCCTCGATTCGGCCACGGCCATCGGGATGACGGGCGATTTGGAGACCTGGCTCGGTAAACGAATCGATCCCACGATCGTTTACGATTACCCCACGATCGAAGAATTCTCGAACTATCTTGCGGGCCAGAAATAG